The Cryptococcus deuterogattii R265 chromosome 3, complete sequence genome has a segment encoding these proteins:
- a CDS encoding phosphatidylinositol 3-kinase encodes MQPGPSKDRDYSFARLCHLTPHLALKITSLQGSLPKHPFSRTLHNPDLAHQGIQQQTASDLYVTCQLWADGKQYSLLFRTPHKDFPRGYTWNSVVIFPITYPSLLLSSQIAFTIWDVQGSGKAIPVGGTTMSLFNSKRTLKRGQQRLHVHRGVQADPSLNTTTPSELADEEEDEMGRLERLVKDFERGDIPKIDWLDRLTFRQIEKAHSAEAEKSDNLYLYVDLPKFDFPVVFSEQESLITFPIQPVIHPPSQNSQPTSALPPNLLSNDPHLWKTYDPEAWKENPVEIKHRKLLRSQRLGDEGRDLKPGPADRDRLNEIFRLPPTASLSAVDKDLLWKFRFSLFRSPRSLTKFLKCITWSDPVEAKQAVEKLLPLWGQEVGMDDALELLGPGFTHKKVRAFAVKRLERAEDDELLLYLLQLVQALKFEHKSSLDTQRGHRGHRKRERELASQDEQSSGLSQFLINRSVANPILGTSFHWYLMIECDNRSSVGKMYAQVAFNFMKKLSETPQGQAQRDILRRQGELVQILSTRAKEIRTSKDSRSKKIEKLKAYLSDSKHGLASLPEPLPLPLNPNVFVTSVVAEKSSIFKSNLLPLLIWFETIDSARPTDDDSPDAVVSITPDYPIIFKNGDDLRQDQLVIQLFTLMDRLLRKENLDLRLSPYSVLATSTTEGMIQFVPSKSVASIMAEHGSLQNYLRIEHADDGALGSYGIEASVMDTFVRSCAGYSVLTYVLGVGDRHLDNLMLAPDGHFFHVDFGYILGRDPKPYPPPVKVCKEMVDAMGGPGSAHYGRFQSLCYTAFIGLRKNANLILNLVALMVDAGIQDIQLEPDKAVWKVQEKFMLDLSEEDAIKQFEVLLNDTSYLTAVFDRIHDWAQYLRD; translated from the exons CCCAAGGGGATACAC GTGGAATTCCGTTGTGATTTTTCCCATAACATATCCCTCCTTACTATTGTCTTCCCAGATAGCATTCACAATATGGGATGTACAGGGATCTGGAAAGGCTATACCTGTGGGCGGTACCACCATGAGTTTGTTCAACTCTAAGCG CACTCTAAAACGGGGGCAGCAACGGCTACATGTCCACAGAGGTGTGCAAGCAGATCCCAGCTTGAACACCACTACACCAAGCGAGCTTgccgatgaagaagaggatgaaatggGGAGGCTTGAGAGG TTAGTCAAAGATTTCGAAAGAGGGGACATCCCCAAAATTGATTGGCTTGATCGACTTACTTTTCGTCAGATTGAGAAGGCCCATTCG GCTGAAGCTGAAAAGTCGGACAATTTGTACCTATATGTCGACCTACCCAAGTTTGACTTCCCTGTAGTCTTTTCGGAGCAAGAATCGCTTATAACATTTCCAATCCAACCCGTAATTCACCCGCCGTCACAAAACTCTCAGCCTACGTCTGCTCTGCCGCCCAATCTGTTATCAAATGATCCTCATCTATGGAAAACGTATGATCCCGAGGCCTGGAAGGAAAATCCCGTTGAAATCAAACACAGAAAGCTACTAAGAAGTCAGCGGTTGGGCGATGAAGGCAGAGACCTTAAACCAGGACCGGCTGATCGTGATCGTTTAAAC GAGATATTCCGATTGCCACCTACTGCATCACTCTCTGCAGTGGATAAGGACCTACTATGGAAGTTTCgtttctctcttttccgTTCTCCCCGATCCCTTACCAAATTCCTCAAATGCATCACCTGGTCGGACCCAGTGGAAGCAAAGCAAGCGGTGGAAAAGCTTTTACCACTATGGGGGCAAGAAGTCGGTATGGATGATGCCCTGGAGCTTTTAGGGCCTGGCTTTACACATAAGAAGGTCCGGGCATTCGCTGTAAAGCGCTTGGAACGAGCCGAAGATGAT GAACTATTACTGTATCTGCTCCAACTAGTACAGGCTCTAAAATTTGAGCACAAATCATCTCTAGATACTCAGCGGGGCCATCGTGGCCATCGCAAACGGGAAAGAGAACTGGCATCTCAGGACGAACAAAGTAGCGGACTGTCACAATTCCTAATCAATCGAAGCGTAGCGAATCCCATATTAGGGACAAGTTTTCATTGGTACCTGATGATCGAATGTGATAACAGATCATCTGTAGGGAAAATGTATGCGCAGGTGGCCTTCAACTTTATGAAAAAATTATCAGAA ACACCTCAAGGTCAAGCCCAGCGGGACATCCTTCGCCGACAAGGTGAACTTGTTCAAATACTGTCCACTCGGGCCAAAGAGATTCGTACCTCAAAAGACTCTAGGTCCAAAAAGATTGAAAAGCTCAAGGCATACCTGTCTGATTCAAAACACGGgcttgcttctcttcctgaaCCGCTTCCACTTCCCCTCAATCCCAACGTCTTCGTCACATCTGTTGTTGCTGAGaaatcatccatcttcaaatccaacCTTTTACCCCTTCTCATATGGTTTGAGACCATAGATTCGGCCAGACCTACAGACGATGATTCTCCTGATGCTGTTGTCAGCATTACACCGGATTATCCCATCATTTTTaaaaatggagatgatCTGCGCCAAGATCAGCTTGTAATCCAGCTGTTTACTTTGATGGATCGCCTTTTACGCAAAGAAAATCTCGATCTTCGTTTGAGCCCATATAGCGTACTGGCAACTTCAACCACAGAAGGCATGATACAGTTCGTGCCCAGCAAGAGTGTTGCGTCGATCATGGCTGAGCACGGGAGTTTACAAAATTATTTGAGAATAGAGCATGCGGATGATGGCGCTCTAGGTTCCTATGGAATCGAAGCCAGTGTAATGGACACGTTTGTTAGAAGTTGCG CTGGGTACTCTGTTCTCACCTATGTGCTAGGTGTTGGAGACAGACACTTGGATAATCTGATGCTGGCGCCAGATGgtcatttcttccatg TGGATTTCGGGTACATTCTCGGTCGTGATCCCAAGCCATACCCGCCCCCTGTCAAAGTCTGcaaagagatggtggaCGCCATGGGCGGCCCAGGATCTGCTCACTATGGAAGATTTCAGAGCTTATGCTATACTGCGTTTATCGGATTGAGGAAAAATGCCAACTTGATATTGAATCTTGTCGCATTAATGGTAGATGCTGGCATCCAGGATATACAGCTTGAACCAGATAAAGCTGTGTGGAAG GTACAGGAAAAATTCATGTTGGATTTAtccgaagaagatgcaatCAAACAGTTCGAAGTATTATTGAATGATACTTCATATCTGACTGCCGTATTTGATCGTATTCATGACTG GGCGCAATATCTTCGAGATTAG